From Marinobacterium sp. LSUCC0821, a single genomic window includes:
- a CDS encoding PQQ-binding-like beta-propeller repeat protein yields MNHFFLTILLGLIPFESFAAQALLKPLWQSQLSAPFNKAPIIGDNLIYAAPSDGSLYALDQRTGKTLWSLPTESIWDRGVTLHGEQIVVCLRDASVAGLDAATGRELWKTSLGDLNCQRDSVAKGDDLYISTTYVGPGLKGSPLTGAKLFKLDRTTGDIQWEVTTETFLLQSASVDGDRLFVGGSFIDTAFTEEEGGPAYYYLIDTETGKVQWRAYSEDGLPKTLFLNGGVASYIAYQDFIQALDAKTGQALWRRDTENWVSAFLGQDKRLYFGSANTFVHSWNQQDGKVNWRYNMPGSSFEYLLVAPRLVGDSLWFLSQKGQVFSLDANTGGLEYTAPTGVVSRIEADFAAGKMAVGDLDGKLHLFELPQP; encoded by the coding sequence ATGAATCACTTCTTTCTGACTATACTGCTGGGGCTTATCCCCTTTGAATCTTTTGCTGCGCAAGCGCTGTTAAAACCATTGTGGCAAAGCCAGCTATCCGCACCATTTAATAAAGCACCAATTATTGGTGATAATCTCATCTATGCTGCGCCGTCAGATGGCTCTCTTTATGCGCTAGACCAGCGGACGGGTAAGACTCTTTGGTCGCTACCCACTGAATCTATCTGGGATAGAGGCGTTACCCTTCATGGAGAGCAGATTGTTGTCTGTTTACGCGATGCCTCTGTGGCAGGACTTGATGCTGCTACTGGACGCGAGCTCTGGAAAACATCACTTGGGGATCTCAACTGTCAGCGTGATTCTGTTGCTAAAGGGGATGACCTCTACATATCAACCACCTATGTTGGCCCCGGCCTTAAAGGTTCGCCTCTCACAGGTGCTAAGTTGTTTAAGTTGGATCGCACCACCGGTGATATTCAATGGGAAGTGACGACTGAAACCTTCTTACTTCAGAGCGCATCCGTTGATGGTGATCGGCTTTTTGTTGGCGGTAGTTTTATCGACACTGCATTTACTGAAGAGGAGGGTGGGCCGGCCTACTACTACCTCATCGATACCGAAACTGGCAAAGTTCAATGGCGGGCCTACTCAGAAGATGGGCTCCCTAAAACTCTATTTTTAAACGGCGGTGTAGCAAGTTACATCGCCTATCAGGATTTCATTCAAGCCTTGGATGCCAAGACAGGGCAAGCGCTTTGGCGTCGCGATACAGAGAATTGGGTCTCGGCATTTTTAGGTCAGGACAAGAGGCTCTATTTTGGTTCTGCAAACACCTTTGTGCACTCCTGGAACCAACAAGATGGTAAAGTAAACTGGCGCTACAATATGCCAGGTAGCTCGTTTGAGTACCTACTTGTAGCCCCGCGATTAGTAGGTGATAGCCTCTGGTTTTTAAGCCAAAAGGGACAAGTATTTTCACTTGATGCGAATACGGGTGGGCTCGAATACACAGCACCTACAGGGGTGGTGAGCCGGATAGAAGCGGATTTTGCAGCAGGTAAAATGGCTGTGGGAGACCTTGATGGGAAACTACACCTCTTCGAGCTTCCTCAACCCTAA